Genomic segment of Planctomycetota bacterium:
CGGGGGCCATCGACCATACGCCCTGCGGATCGTGGGACTGGCTCATGACTTTCGCCGACGCCGGGGGACAGGTCGGCCCGGCGCGCAGCGACGGCGTGTCGCTTCTGCCGACCCTCACCGGCAGGGGCAAACAGACGCCTTCGAGCATCTACATCGAATACGAGAACAACGCCAAGACGCCCAAATTCGATGACTTCGTCCCCGCGCACCGGGGACGCATGCGCGGACAAATGCAGGTCGTCCGCTTCGACGACATGCTCGGCGTGCGCTACAACATCAAGGCGGCGGACGATGACTTTGAAATCTACAACGTCGTCAAAGACCCGCAGGAGAAGACGAACCTGGCGAGCGAGCCGGGCATGAGCGATCTTCAGAAGCGCATGAAGGCCGCCGCCGTCAGTCAGCGCATGCCGCGCGACAACGCCAGGCGCCCCTACGATGACACACCCGTCCCGGCGGTCGAGCTGCGGCAGTCAATGCTCGGCGTCAAATGGAATGCCTTCGCCGGCGACTGGCCCTGGCTGCCGAAGTTCGAGGCCTTGACCCCGACCGCGACCGGCCAATCGCCCGCGCCGGACCTGTCCGCGATCGACCTGACCAAGACGCCCGGCGTCATGTTCAGCGGCTACCTCACCGTCCCGACGACCGGCCGCTACAAGTTCACACTCACCACCGACAGCCCCAGCTTCCTGCGCCTTCACGACTGCGCCGTCATCGACAACGACTTCTCCTTCGAAGCCGGCAAATCCGCCGACGGCTCGATCGTGCTCGAAAAAGGTGCGCACCCCTTCCGCCTCTACTACGCCCACAAGGGCGACGCCAAGCCGATGCTCCATCTTGAATGGACCGGCCCCGATGGCAAAACGCTGTCCATCCCCGACGGCGTGTTTGTCAGTATGGGCGAGCAGTGATTCAAGCAGGATTGAACCGCAGAGACGCCGAGAACGCTGAGAGAATAAGCCTGTGTTTTCTTCTCTGTGTCCTCGGCGTCTCGGCGGCCAACTATTCCGTCTCAATCTTCGCGTGCCATTCGGGCAGTTTCGTCTTCATTTCGCCGCTCGGTGTCATGTCGAATTTCTGACCCATGATGACCAGCGCTTCGCCGCACAGCGCTTTGAAGGATGTCTGCAAACGGAAGATCGTCTCGGCCGCGTCGGTGCCTTTGAGGAACTTCTCGCCTTTGTGCAGCTTGTACCACGTGCACGGATAAATCAGCGGCGCCAGCAGCAGCCACCACAGAATCGACTTGGGCTTGTACTCGATCGCCTCCAGCTCGCACCGCAACCCGACGGCATGCATGTAGTAGATCGTCTGCGGAAGCTGCGGAGGATTATTGTGAAAAGCGAAGGCCTGATCGAGCGGGACGTCGAAGCCGATGAACGACCGCTTGATTTTCAAAAAGCCCGTCAGCAGGTAGTGCAGGCGCGAGTTGATGCGCATGACGTTGGGCGTGGGCATGATGAGCCAGCCGCCGACCTTGAGCACGCGGGCGATTTCCTTGAGCGCCGCGGGATGGTCGTAGATGTGCTCGATCACATCGCAGAGCAGCAGCGCGTCGAACGACGCGTCGTCATACGGCAGGGCCTTGGTGACATCGACGCCCAGATCGATGGGCAGATCGTCCGCGTGCATGTCATGCACGGAGAAATTCGTGCCTCGGACTTCGTAGCCGTCTTTGCGGAGCGTGTCGAGATTCCAGCCGGACCCGCAGCTCACTTCCAGCACGCGCCCGCCCTTGGGCACGCGCTCGTTGACGAGCCGGCAAACCGTGTCATGCGTCATCACGCTCATGCGCGCCATGGTGTTCCCCAATCGAGGTAGAGCCACAGAATAGCGGTTTGCCGCGCCCGTGGAAACCGGCGGCGGGTTATGCGAAACTGACGCTTATGAATCATCCCCGCGTCACACCGCTCCCGCGCGTCATCGGTATGTTGCATCTGCATCCTCTGCCCGGCTCGCCGCGCTATGGGGGCGATTTGACGGCGGTGCGCGAGGCGCTGCTAATCGATGCCGATGCGCTACTGGCCGGCGGGGTCGACGGGCTGATGATCGAAAACTTCGGCGACACGCCGTTCTACCCCGGCGCGGTCCCCGCCGCGACGATCGCGCACATCACCGCGCTCGCCGCCGAGATCACCAAGCGCTTCGACCTGCCGCTGGGCATCAACGTGCTGCGCAACGACG
This window contains:
- a CDS encoding methyltransferase domain-containing protein — its product is MARMSVMTHDTVCRLVNERVPKGGRVLEVSCGSGWNLDTLRKDGYEVRGTNFSVHDMHADDLPIDLGVDVTKALPYDDASFDALLLCDVIEHIYDHPAALKEIARVLKVGGWLIMPTPNVMRINSRLHYLLTGFLKIKRSFIGFDVPLDQAFAFHNNPPQLPQTIYYMHAVGLRCELEAIEYKPKSILWWLLLAPLIYPCTWYKLHKGEKFLKGTDAAETIFRLQTSFKALCGEALVIMGQKFDMTPSGEMKTKLPEWHAKIETE